A region from the Simiduia sp. 21SJ11W-1 genome encodes:
- a CDS encoding DUF1365 domain-containing protein — translation MANPLSQLASGIYSGRLMHARWAPKAHQFQYKVFMAYLDLDELDALCARSPFWSCTRAALFWIRRQDYFGDPAISLKQAVHNKVHAALGFRPMGPVRMLTNPRCFGVRMNPITVFYVFDKKGEQLEAVLAEVTNTPWDKRHVYVLDYRAAAVNQWVTFGKELHVSPFMPLSQYYRWKTHLPGDDVRILLQNFAVGEAQPEEVARTRKVFEAQLALVREPATSRVLNSLVLRFPWMTLKVAAAIYWQALKLWLKGAKFYSYQEPDAPAQKASTPPTVPVTTNNTNNLPNN, via the coding sequence ATGGCCAACCCCCTTTCGCAACTGGCCAGTGGCATCTACAGCGGGCGGCTCATGCATGCGCGCTGGGCGCCTAAGGCCCACCAGTTTCAATACAAAGTGTTCATGGCGTATCTGGACCTTGATGAACTGGATGCACTGTGCGCGCGCTCACCCTTTTGGTCTTGCACTCGGGCCGCATTATTTTGGATTCGTCGCCAGGATTACTTCGGCGACCCGGCTATCTCCCTAAAACAGGCTGTGCATAACAAAGTGCACGCGGCGCTCGGGTTTCGCCCAATGGGCCCCGTGCGCATGCTCACCAACCCCCGCTGCTTTGGTGTGCGCATGAATCCCATTACTGTGTTTTACGTTTTCGATAAAAAGGGTGAACAGCTTGAGGCGGTGCTTGCAGAGGTTACCAACACGCCGTGGGATAAACGCCATGTGTATGTGCTCGATTACCGCGCAGCTGCTGTGAATCAATGGGTAACCTTTGGCAAAGAGCTGCATGTGTCACCCTTTATGCCACTCAGCCAATATTATCGTTGGAAGACACATCTGCCCGGTGATGATGTGCGTATCTTATTGCAGAATTTTGCAGTGGGCGAGGCGCAGCCTGAGGAGGTTGCACGCACCCGCAAAGTGTTTGAAGCGCAGCTTGCGCTGGTGCGTGAGCCGGCCACAAGCCGGGTGCTTAACAGTTTGGTGCTACGCTTTCCCTGGATGACATTGAAAGTTGCGGCAGCCATCTATTGGCAGGCACTCAAGTTGTGGTTAAAAGGGGCAAAGTTTTACAGCTACCAAGAGCCCGATGCCCCTGCGCAAAAGGCAAGCACGCCGCCCACTGTGCCGGTGACAACGAATAATACGAACAACTTACCAAATAACTAG
- a CDS encoding cyclopropane-fatty-acyl-phospholipid synthase family protein, with amino-acid sequence MASVNKATSTRADLVAHQAVSNKPRAARSLSTTQRLSKRLVLKALAQLNQGHLVIEDRGERQCFGDSRSNLHGVVHVHDPEFYVALLTSGTVGAGEAYMQGHWSSPDLVGVVRVMSANLDTTNGLDSGWTNIKSLALKGFHWLRENSRKGSRKNIAAHYDLGNDFFKLFLDSSMMYSAAVFESPEATLEQAAFAKLDRICQRLQLKANDHLLEIGTGWGGMAIHAAKHYGCRVTTTTISKEQYEYARAWVAREGLQDRITLLLEDYRDLKGQYDKLVSIEMIEAVGHKYYPTYFAACSRLLKPEGLMLIQAITIADQRFDFANRNVDFIQRYIFPGGALPSVSVIADCLRNHTDMQLVGMEEIGLHYAETLAHWRTRFWAAIDKVRACGFDEVFVRMWDFYLGYCEGGFRERAIGTGQLLMAKPAARNLPGLLPLPESRAR; translated from the coding sequence ATGGCTTCAGTAAACAAGGCGACCAGTACGCGTGCGGATCTCGTGGCACACCAAGCGGTTTCAAACAAACCCCGTGCCGCCAGATCATTGAGTACTACGCAGCGCCTGAGTAAACGCCTGGTGCTGAAGGCACTTGCGCAATTAAACCAAGGGCACCTGGTAATAGAAGACCGTGGCGAGCGCCAGTGCTTCGGTGATTCCCGGTCGAATCTGCACGGCGTGGTGCATGTGCACGACCCGGAGTTCTATGTGGCGCTGCTCACCTCAGGCACCGTGGGTGCGGGCGAGGCCTATATGCAGGGCCACTGGAGCAGCCCAGATTTGGTAGGCGTGGTGCGCGTGATGAGCGCCAACCTCGATACCACCAATGGCCTTGATAGCGGTTGGACAAATATCAAAAGCCTGGCACTTAAAGGCTTTCACTGGCTGCGGGAAAATTCGCGCAAGGGTTCGCGTAAAAATATTGCCGCACATTACGATCTCGGCAACGATTTTTTCAAGTTGTTTTTGGATTCTTCCATGATGTATTCGGCGGCGGTGTTCGAATCGCCCGAGGCAACCCTCGAGCAAGCGGCCTTCGCCAAGCTCGATCGCATCTGCCAGCGTTTGCAGCTCAAAGCCAACGATCACCTGCTGGAAATCGGCACCGGTTGGGGCGGTATGGCCATTCACGCGGCCAAGCACTATGGCTGTAGGGTTACCACCACCACCATTTCCAAAGAGCAATACGAATACGCCCGCGCTTGGGTTGCCCGTGAAGGTTTGCAAGATCGCATAACCTTGCTGCTGGAAGATTACCGCGACCTCAAGGGCCAATACGACAAGCTGGTATCCATTGAGATGATAGAGGCGGTGGGGCACAAGTATTACCCCACCTATTTTGCCGCCTGTTCACGGCTGTTAAAACCCGAGGGCCTGATGCTTATCCAGGCCATTACCATTGCCGATCAACGCTTTGATTTTGCCAATCGCAATGTGGATTTTATTCAGCGTTATATTTTCCCGGGCGGCGCGCTACCCTCGGTTAGCGTTATCGCTGATTGCCTGCGCAACCACACCGACATGCAGTTGGTGGGCATGGAGGAAATAGGCCTGCACTACGCCGAAACCCTGGCCCACTGGCGCACCCGGTTTTGGGCCGCCATCGACAAGGTGCGCGCCTGCGGGTTTGATGAGGTGTTTGTGCGCATGTGGGATTTCTATTTAGGTTATTGTGAGGGAGGCTTCCGCGAGCGCGCCATTGGCACGGGCCAATTACTCATGGCCAAGCCTGCAGCCCGCAATTTGCCAGGCCTGCTGCCTTTGCCTGAATCACGTGCACGATAA
- a CDS encoding NAD(P)/FAD-dependent oxidoreductase gives MNIAIIGSGISSLTAAYLLARKHNVTVFESDTRIGGHTATKTVTLGDETHNIDTGFIVFNDWTYPNFIRLMKELGVASRPTEMSYSVTDDTSGMEYSGTNLNTLFAQRSNLVSPRFWGMLQDIMRFNRESVDDWQNARIEPNMSLRDYLAANRYGEKFIHHYLVPMGAAIWSSGDEVMLDFPAVFFIRFFHNHGLLSVTNRPQWHTLIGGSKAYLEPLTAPFRQNIHTGTKITGITRAKDNVTLTFADHSTQVFDQVVIGTHSNQALALLADASAAEQHILGAIPYQPNEVVLHTDTRQLPSRKLAWASWNTRLIATRMGEPHAKPVLTYNMNILQGLESDHTFCVTLNRTHAIAPEKILGIYHYDHPVFTAAGTQAQGQWQDINGVQRTWFCGAYWANGFHEDGVVSGMRVAEALGCGW, from the coding sequence GTGAACATAGCCATTATCGGCAGCGGCATTTCCAGCTTAACGGCGGCCTACTTGCTGGCGCGCAAACACAATGTAACGGTGTTTGAATCAGATACCCGCATAGGCGGCCACACCGCCACCAAAACCGTGACACTGGGAGATGAAACCCACAATATTGATACAGGTTTTATTGTGTTTAACGATTGGACCTACCCCAACTTTATCCGCTTGATGAAAGAGCTGGGGGTGGCCTCGCGCCCCACCGAAATGAGCTACAGCGTGACCGATGATACCTCGGGCATGGAGTACAGCGGCACAAATTTAAATACCTTGTTTGCCCAGCGCTCGAATTTGGTGAGCCCGCGTTTTTGGGGCATGCTGCAAGATATTATGCGGTTTAATCGCGAATCCGTTGACGATTGGCAAAATGCGCGCATTGAACCCAACATGAGCCTGCGCGATTATCTAGCGGCCAACCGCTATGGCGAGAAATTTATTCACCACTATTTAGTGCCTATGGGGGCTGCTATCTGGTCTTCCGGCGACGAGGTAATGCTGGATTTCCCCGCGGTATTTTTTATTCGCTTTTTCCACAATCACGGTTTGTTGAGCGTGACTAATCGCCCGCAATGGCATACGTTAATTGGCGGTTCTAAAGCCTACCTTGAACCGCTTACCGCACCCTTCAGGCAAAACATCCACACCGGCACCAAAATTACCGGCATTACCCGCGCCAAAGACAATGTGACCCTCACCTTTGCCGACCACAGCACCCAGGTGTTTGATCAGGTGGTGATTGGTACCCACTCCAACCAGGCACTTGCGCTATTGGCAGATGCAAGTGCGGCAGAGCAACACATACTGGGCGCCATTCCCTATCAGCCCAACGAGGTGGTATTGCACACAGATACCCGCCAGCTGCCGAGCCGCAAACTGGCCTGGGCCAGCTGGAATACCCGCCTGATAGCCACCCGCATGGGTGAACCGCACGCCAAACCGGTGCTGACTTACAACATGAATATTTTGCAGGGGCTCGAGTCTGATCATACCTTTTGCGTTACGTTAAACCGCACCCACGCCATAGCGCCCGAAAAAATCCTGGGCATATACCATTACGACCATCCGGTGTTTACAGCAGCAGGCACACAGGCGCAAGGCCAATGGCAAGACATCAATGGTGTGCAGCGTACCTGGTTTTGCGGCGCTTACTGGGCCAATGGTTTTCATGAAGATGGCGTGGTGAGTGGTATGCGGGTGGCAGAAGCGCTGGGGTGTGGCTGGTAA